A genomic segment from Thermostichus lividus PCC 6715 encodes:
- a CDS encoding site-specific integrase: MATLSSKLDQQLAQVNQRLKAAQLGIQIERRGQRLNLRGTLPPRPGTQRLRPHQQRLSLALPATPAGLKQAEIEAKIIAAKLLDKSFRWQDYQTVPSLGFLGALSLAEQVAAYEDMFLRVGDSSSRRTTWQTAYAPYLRQLLHHAAAHPDWALPELIYTLLEQLPPHRRQRQVACTALQGLCRFLQVELPIPLSRFWGHYSPNRTQERQLPEDSTIVAAFAQIPHPGWQYVYGLMATYGLRNHEVFFCDLTGLANGDPQGRIEVLATTKTGSHYVWPFPPQWIDVFQLRSPRLPQINTDLSTTPLQRIGQRVNQQFRRYGIPFRPYDLRHAWAVRTIHYGLPDTVAARMMGHSVAIHHRTYHRWLTLRDQQQAVARVLAQQGDALELNL; encoded by the coding sequence ATGGCAACGCTATCCTCAAAGCTGGATCAGCAGTTAGCACAGGTGAATCAGCGGCTAAAAGCAGCACAGTTGGGGATACAAATCGAGCGCCGCGGTCAGCGACTCAATTTGCGGGGCACCCTACCGCCGCGTCCGGGCACTCAGCGATTGCGTCCCCATCAACAGCGGCTGAGCCTAGCACTGCCAGCAACCCCTGCGGGGCTCAAGCAGGCAGAAATAGAGGCAAAAATTATCGCTGCTAAGCTGCTGGATAAGTCCTTTCGCTGGCAAGACTATCAAACGGTTCCTAGCTTGGGTTTCCTCGGTGCGTTGTCTCTGGCGGAGCAGGTGGCGGCCTACGAAGACATGTTCTTGCGGGTGGGTGATAGCAGCAGTCGCCGCACCACGTGGCAAACGGCCTATGCACCTTACCTGCGCCAACTGCTGCACCACGCGGCTGCCCATCCCGACTGGGCACTACCAGAGCTGATCTACACCCTGCTTGAGCAGTTACCGCCGCACCGCCGCCAACGACAGGTGGCCTGTACAGCACTTCAAGGGCTGTGTCGCTTTCTGCAGGTGGAGTTGCCCATTCCCTTATCCCGGTTTTGGGGGCACTATTCCCCGAACCGCACCCAAGAGCGTCAGCTTCCTGAAGACAGCACTATTGTTGCTGCGTTTGCTCAGATTCCCCACCCGGGATGGCAGTACGTCTATGGGTTGATGGCAACCTATGGCCTCCGCAATCACGAGGTCTTTTTTTGTGATCTGACGGGTTTGGCCAATGGCGACCCCCAAGGCCGAATTGAGGTATTAGCCACAACAAAAACCGGTTCCCATTACGTGTGGCCGTTTCCACCTCAATGGATTGATGTATTCCAATTGCGATCGCCCCGGCTGCCCCAGATCAACACCGACTTGAGCACCACACCCTTGCAACGGATTGGCCAGCGGGTGAACCAGCAGTTTCGTCGGTATGGCATTCCCTTTCGCCCCTACGATCTGCGCCATGCTTGGGCGGTACGTACCATTCACTACGGCTTACCCGATACCGTGGCCGCACGGATGATGGGGCACAGTGTGGCCATTCATCATCGTACCTATCACCGCTGGTTAACCCTGCGAGATCAGCAGCAGGCTGTGGCGCGGGTGTTGGCACAGCAGGGGGATGCGCTGGAGTTGAATCTCTAA
- a CDS encoding alpha/beta hydrolase — MLVNVPFFYSHEETNCACLLLHGLGGGAYELQLLGQALYEQGLTVRGILYPGHDRPAEPMPASTWPEWYAAALAAFRELQSHFQTIAVIGFSTGATLALHLARSQPVAKLVLLCPFLRIYRPWFAPLPAEPLVKAIAPWVPHLPRLALPLRDPQMRQQAEAAAFFKSFNLSAVGSALDLIAHVETELPTITTPTLILQTLADSTVDPQGAQQIYDQLGSAHKELYWLQRSNHLIPLDYERDDVIAKVAKFLGA; from the coding sequence ATGCTGGTGAATGTCCCTTTTTTCTATAGTCACGAAGAAACGAACTGTGCCTGCTTGCTCCTCCATGGGCTGGGTGGGGGTGCCTACGAACTACAGCTGTTAGGCCAAGCCCTCTACGAACAGGGGTTGACAGTGCGGGGGATTCTTTATCCGGGGCACGATCGCCCCGCTGAGCCGATGCCCGCCTCCACGTGGCCAGAGTGGTACGCTGCCGCCCTAGCAGCCTTTAGGGAACTCCAGAGCCATTTTCAGACCATTGCTGTCATTGGCTTTTCGACAGGGGCAACCTTAGCCTTACATTTAGCCCGCAGCCAGCCAGTGGCAAAACTAGTGCTGCTGTGCCCCTTTTTGCGGATTTATCGCCCGTGGTTTGCCCCCCTGCCGGCAGAACCGCTGGTCAAGGCCATTGCCCCTTGGGTGCCGCACCTGCCGCGCCTCGCCCTCCCCCTGCGGGATCCCCAGATGCGCCAACAGGCAGAAGCGGCGGCATTTTTCAAAAGCTTTAACCTGAGTGCCGTGGGTAGCGCCCTTGACCTTATTGCCCACGTTGAAACGGAGCTACCGACAATTACCACCCCCACGCTGATCCTTCAGACCCTTGCCGACAGCACGGTTGACCCGCAAGGCGCACAGCAGATCTATGACCAATTAGGGAGCGCCCACAAGGAACTGTACTGGCTACAGCGCTCTAATCATTTGATTCCCTTAGATTATGAACGAGATGACGTGATCGCCAAAGTGGCGAAATTTTTGGGAGCTTGA
- a CDS encoding alpha-ketoglutarate-dependent dioxygenase AlkB family protein gives MQQLNFLDSQDASVQLTPQIIDIPDASVIFYEQFFSAIDSEHIYSELLNQTPWRQDSITLFGKTMLVPRLTAWHGDPGKSYTYSGITMEPEPWTPTLMMIKNAIESVCGVSFNSVLINLYRDGNDSVAWHSDDEPELGENPLLASVSFGATRRFAFKHKRNPHLRVSFDLSAGSLLIMGGATQHYWFHQVPKTSRNVAPRINLTFRIIKTFLN, from the coding sequence ATGCAGCAGCTCAATTTCTTGGACTCTCAGGACGCGTCAGTCCAGCTTACACCCCAAATTATCGACATCCCTGATGCCAGCGTTATATTCTACGAGCAATTTTTCAGTGCTATAGACAGTGAACACATCTATTCAGAATTGCTGAATCAGACCCCGTGGCGGCAGGACTCAATCACCCTATTTGGCAAAACAATGCTTGTGCCTAGACTTACTGCTTGGCACGGCGATCCGGGGAAATCCTACACCTACTCAGGAATTACAATGGAGCCGGAACCTTGGACACCGACTCTGATGATGATTAAAAACGCTATCGAGAGCGTGTGTGGTGTGAGTTTTAATAGCGTCTTGATCAACCTCTATCGGGATGGAAATGACAGCGTTGCTTGGCACAGTGATGATGAGCCGGAGCTAGGAGAGAACCCGCTCCTTGCCTCAGTGAGTTTTGGGGCAACGCGGAGGTTTGCATTCAAACACAAGAGGAACCCTCACCTGAGGGTGTCGTTTGATCTCAGTGCCGGTAGTTTGTTAATCATGGGTGGAGCGACTCAGCACTACTGGTTTCACCAAGTTCCAAAAACGTCAAGGAACGTCGCACCGCGAATCAACTTGACCTTTAGGATCATCAAGACGTTCCTCAATTAA
- a CDS encoding sulfurtransferase TusA family protein: METLDLRGTPCPLNFVRTKLRLQQLAPQQPLEVWLDAGEPIEQVPDSLRMAGYDVLTVEPRHEYFALQVQRPAERP; encoded by the coding sequence ATGGAAACACTTGATCTACGGGGTACCCCCTGTCCTTTGAACTTTGTACGCACAAAACTGCGGCTCCAGCAGCTTGCGCCTCAGCAGCCCCTTGAGGTGTGGCTAGATGCGGGCGAACCCATTGAGCAGGTGCCCGATAGTCTGCGGATGGCGGGCTACGATGTGTTGACGGTGGAGCCACGGCACGAGTATTTTGCACTACAGGTGCAGCGACCCGCTGAGCGCCCATGA
- the rsgA gene encoding small ribosomal subunit biogenesis GTPase RsgA, producing the protein MTVAPLLGLVRAVQANYYRVRLGQPYYGIDELLCVRRSRLKKIGQHVYVGDWVEVSHPDWQGQRGAISNVLPRRNQLQRPAIANVEQVLLLFALADPEPDALQMTRFLITAEVLGVEILVGLTKADLVSDALETLWRDRLRSWGYNSYGFSITAGQQWQALLRSLSNKVTVVCGPSGVGKSSLIRHLHPDGKIRVGAISEHWHKGQHTTRHVELFPLPTGGWIADTPGFNQPELLAITPQQLAQAFPEIRQRSATQSCQFDNCRHRQEPNCAVRGNWERYPLYLSCLAELEAIKDYGVDTAPHSKTKTDRHGAQHQEPLLDPKKYRRRSRRQQHQQLTPLDTEEEVMDV; encoded by the coding sequence ATGACGGTTGCCCCTTTGCTCGGTCTAGTGCGGGCGGTGCAGGCGAACTATTACCGTGTGCGGCTAGGGCAGCCTTACTATGGCATTGATGAATTGCTGTGTGTGCGGCGATCGCGGTTAAAGAAAATTGGCCAGCACGTGTATGTCGGGGATTGGGTCGAGGTCAGCCATCCCGACTGGCAAGGGCAGCGCGGTGCCATTAGCAACGTCCTCCCCCGGCGCAACCAACTGCAACGGCCAGCGATCGCCAACGTAGAGCAGGTGTTACTGTTGTTTGCCCTAGCCGACCCCGAACCCGATGCCCTGCAAATGACCCGCTTTTTAATCACCGCCGAAGTCCTTGGGGTTGAGATCCTAGTGGGGCTAACCAAAGCAGATTTGGTCTCTGACGCCCTAGAGACCCTGTGGCGCGATCGCCTGCGGTCTTGGGGCTATAACAGCTATGGCTTCAGCATCACCGCAGGTCAACAATGGCAAGCGCTACTCCGTTCCCTAAGCAACAAGGTAACGGTTGTCTGTGGCCCTTCGGGGGTCGGCAAAAGTAGCCTCATTCGCCACCTCCATCCTGACGGCAAGATTCGCGTCGGGGCAATTTCTGAGCATTGGCATAAGGGGCAGCACACCACCCGCCATGTCGAACTCTTTCCGTTGCCCACGGGCGGCTGGATTGCCGACACGCCCGGATTTAATCAGCCAGAGTTGTTGGCCATCACCCCCCAGCAGCTTGCCCAAGCCTTTCCAGAAATTCGCCAGCGATCGGCCACTCAGTCCTGCCAGTTTGACAATTGCCGTCACCGTCAGGAGCCAAACTGCGCAGTGCGGGGCAATTGGGAGCGCTATCCACTCTATCTGAGTTGCCTTGCAGAACTGGAAGCAATCAAAGACTACGGGGTTGACACCGCTCCCCACAGTAAAACGAAAACGGATCGCCACGGTGCTCAGCACCAAGAGCCTTTATTGGATCCGAAAAAATATCGGCGGCGATCGCGCCGCCAACAGCATCAGCAGCTCACACCCTTAGACACCGAGGAGGAGGTTATGGATGTCTAG